The Hydrogenobacter thermophilus TK-6 genome window below encodes:
- a CDS encoding prephenate dehydrogenase → MFERVCIVGVGFMGGSFALALKERYPQCQIFGIDINHSAISKALELKTIDGGSTQIKDTLRFDPQLVVIATPVGTFEEIAKALAQLDIKCVITDLGSVKGRIVYMMEEHLGGNFVGGHPIAGTEKSGVENSLKDLFKGKRCVITPTEKTSPQAKKMVKDLWQSLDALVEEMDPYLHDYIFGAVSHMPHAVAFALIDAIARLSKDGVNLFEYPGGGFKDFTRIASSDPIMWRDIFLENAENIVKAIEVFQESLDTLKSLIVSGKAYEITQYLSKAKELRDRIV, encoded by the coding sequence TTGAGAGAGTCTGTATAGTAGGCGTGGGTTTTATGGGAGGCTCTTTTGCCCTCGCTCTAAAAGAGCGCTATCCTCAGTGCCAAATCTTTGGCATAGACATAAACCATAGTGCTATAAGCAAGGCACTTGAGCTCAAAACCATTGACGGGGGAAGCACGCAGATAAAAGATACACTGCGCTTTGACCCTCAGCTGGTGGTAATTGCCACACCTGTGGGGACCTTTGAAGAAATAGCAAAGGCTCTGGCACAGCTTGACATAAAATGTGTCATAACCGACCTGGGAAGCGTAAAGGGGCGCATAGTTTATATGATGGAAGAGCATCTGGGTGGGAACTTTGTGGGGGGGCATCCCATAGCAGGCACGGAAAAGTCCGGCGTAGAAAACAGCCTAAAAGACCTCTTTAAAGGCAAAAGGTGTGTCATCACACCCACCGAGAAGACTTCCCCTCAAGCTAAAAAGATGGTAAAAGACCTCTGGCAGAGTCTGGATGCGCTGGTGGAGGAGATGGACCCCTACCTTCATGATTACATATTTGGCGCGGTCTCCCACATGCCCCACGCGGTTGCCTTTGCTCTCATAGATGCCATAGCAAGGCTCAGCAAGGATGGTGTAAACCTCTTTGAGTATCCCGGTGGTGGCTTTAAGGACTTTACGCGCATTGCTTCCTCTGACCCCATCATGTGGAGAGACATATTCCTGGAAAACGCCGAGAACATAGTTAAAGCCATAGAAGTCTTTCAGGAGTCCTTGGATACCCTAAAGAGTCTAATAGTCAGCGGTAAGGCTTATGAGATCACCCAGTATCTGAGCAAAGCTAAAGAGCTAAGAGACAGGATAGTATAG